From Patescibacteria group bacterium, a single genomic window includes:
- a CDS encoding DUF5661 family protein yields MMPKESFSAEEAKEIGERLGIDWSRFDIEQYRKGMGVELEHGNRDEATNVTSDDSLVTGKIALAHLNEYPDYYDRLEKLEAEAEDFWNKKENQN; encoded by the coding sequence ATTATGCCAAAGGAATCATTTTCTGCGGAAGAGGCAAAAGAAATTGGAGAAAGATTGGGCATCGATTGGTCGCGTTTTGATATTGAGCAGTATCGCAAGGGGATGGGTGTTGAATTAGAACATGGCAATCGCGATGAAGCCACGAATGTAACCAGTGATGATTCTCTTGTAACCGGAAAAATCGCTTTGGCGCATCTTAATGAGTATCCTGATTACTATGACCGGCTCGAAAAATTAGAAGCAGAAGCGGAGGATTTTTGGAACAAAAAAGAAAACCAAAATTAA
- a CDS encoding metal-dependent hydrolase: MTGKTHKAIGITIGMGSFIAMQDASYMPATFAAVLLFSYFGALLPDIDQPASEIWDKLPFGSGHAVGHLVDPFIKHRNITHSILGYAIFNILIILLLNSLPLYWGVLPAPVIIAFGLAYLAHLLADMFTVEGIPLFYPWKRFFGIPPKPFDGIRIETGHWFENLIIFPVANIILISLIVSNWSNLHMILFK, translated from the coding sequence ATGACCGGAAAAACCCATAAAGCAATTGGTATCACAATAGGAATGGGAAGCTTTATTGCAATGCAAGATGCTAGCTATATGCCGGCGACATTTGCAGCGGTTTTATTGTTCTCTTATTTTGGTGCGCTTTTGCCTGATATCGACCAGCCGGCTTCGGAAATTTGGGATAAATTACCATTTGGTTCAGGGCACGCGGTTGGCCATCTAGTTGATCCGTTTATCAAACATCGTAATATCACACACTCAATTCTTGGTTATGCAATCTTTAATATTTTGATAATTTTACTGCTGAATTCGCTTCCCTTGTATTGGGGTGTTTTACCGGCTCCGGTCATCATAGCTTTTGGGCTTGCTTATCTGGCCCATCTTTTAGCCGACATGTTTACGGTTGAGGGAATCCCATTGTTCTATCCTTGGAAACGCTTTTTCGGCATTCCGCCTAAGCCATTTGATGGAATCAGAATCGAAACCGGGCATTGGTTTGAAAATCTAATTATTTTTCCTGTTGCCAATATTATTTTAATATCATTAATAGTCTCAAATTGGTCAAATCTTCATATGATATTATTTAAATAG
- a CDS encoding phosphatase PAP2 family protein, translating into MRQKLLRKYSIIIIAIAATLLAILIYLVYYHPISHIDIAFSRDLQSEGDTGLSRTLFFSIFRSISFLGIPVVAGVMIVLSALLFWFFGYFRESIYILITVVGTPIEELAKLIIGRPRPPADVVKIIDQQSSPSFPSGHVVFFTIFFGFLIAAMIINKKIKLWIRVALASISTILVVLVSFSRVYLGSHWISDVIGGYLVGIIILCMILYFYLKPIFKISDRIKI; encoded by the coding sequence ATGAGACAGAAATTACTCCGAAAATATTCAATTATTATTATTGCGATAGCCGCCACGCTTTTAGCAATTTTGATCTACCTTGTGTACTATCATCCAATTTCACACATTGATATTGCCTTTTCCCGAGATTTGCAATCGGAAGGTGACACAGGTTTGAGCCGAACGCTTTTTTTTAGCATATTTAGGTCCATCAGCTTTTTGGGGATACCAGTCGTTGCCGGAGTTATGATTGTGCTTTCTGCTCTCTTATTCTGGTTTTTCGGCTATTTCCGTGAATCAATTTATATATTGATAACTGTTGTCGGTACTCCAATTGAAGAACTAGCAAAACTGATCATCGGCCGGCCGCGGCCTCCAGCTGATGTCGTCAAAATAATCGACCAGCAATCCTCTCCGAGTTTCCCTAGTGGGCACGTAGTTTTCTTTACAATTTTTTTCGGATTTTTGATAGCTGCGATGATTATAAATAAAAAAATAAAACTCTGGATTAGAGTTGCATTAGCATCAATTTCTACAATTTTGGTGGTTTTAGTTTCTTTTTCGCGGGTTTATCTCGGATCACATTGGATATCCGACGTTATCGGAGGCTACCTTGTAGGAATAATCATACTTTGTATGATTTTGTATTTTTATCTAAAACCAATATTTAAAATATCTGACCGAATTAAAATTTAG
- a CDS encoding ZIP family zinc transporter yields MEYAVLYGAISGLALVGGAAVGIYFNFSQRVIARFMAFGAGVLVCALTFGLMEDAFSFGGFDAVTIGFLIGGLAYVLGDYLLHFYGGRNHKRRKMIETGAITNGRAITLGAILDGIPESAALGISLFAGHGRGFLMAMAIVISNFPEGISSITGLKKEGYSNKKIFTTWAIVAITTLVITILSYIFLTDIDPNNIGIIEAFAAGAILAMLADTMMPEAYEEGGFSIGIITVLGFLAAFILAKF; encoded by the coding sequence ATGGAATATGCAGTTTTATATGGAGCAATTTCTGGACTTGCACTCGTCGGTGGGGCAGCTGTCGGCATATATTTTAATTTCTCACAACGGGTAATAGCTCGTTTCATGGCATTTGGTGCCGGGGTTTTGGTTTGCGCCCTCACCTTTGGGCTAATGGAAGACGCCTTTTCTTTTGGTGGTTTTGATGCTGTAACCATCGGCTTTCTTATCGGTGGCTTGGCATATGTTCTTGGGGATTATTTACTTCATTTTTACGGAGGACGTAATCACAAACGAAGAAAAATGATCGAGACTGGTGCAATAACCAATGGCCGCGCAATCACTCTGGGGGCAATTCTGGATGGAATACCCGAATCGGCAGCTCTCGGCATATCTTTGTTTGCGGGGCATGGCAGGGGCTTCCTGATGGCAATGGCGATCGTTATATCCAACTTCCCGGAGGGAATTTCATCCATTACTGGGCTTAAGAAAGAGGGCTATTCCAACAAAAAAATATTCACCACCTGGGCGATCGTAGCGATCACAACTCTAGTGATAACAATATTGAGTTACATATTTCTTACCGACATCGATCCGAACAACATTGGTATTATCGAAGCGTTTGCGGCCGGTGCAATTCTCGCCATGTTAGCGGACACGATGATGCCGGAAGCATATGAGGAGGGTGGATTTTCGATCGGAATAATTACCGTTTTAGGATTTCTGGCTGCTTTTATTTTAGCTAAATTTTAA
- a CDS encoding GNAT family N-acetyltransferase, with product MTREIVFRRLTKKESEILTNEVRNTPNIVAVPINRWRSFDKMFVFEDEKGIGGVCALDYFGKDWAEIADFIVLPRLRGKGIGRKLFDKAFGYLKIHQYNIYIVSRNPLVIGMMEKAVFNIYQNFFQMPWPVIWHSTKKTLNLAVMTEFVRKLFVFRKKTSLVYGILRKEDYGKNLD from the coding sequence ATGACCAGGGAAATTGTTTTCCGAAGATTGACCAAAAAGGAATCAGAAATACTAACAAACGAAGTTAGAAACACTCCGAATATTGTGGCAGTGCCGATCAATCGCTGGAGATCATTTGATAAGATGTTCGTATTTGAAGATGAAAAAGGGATAGGCGGTGTCTGCGCCTTGGATTATTTTGGCAAAGATTGGGCGGAAATTGCCGACTTTATTGTTCTCCCCCGCCTTCGCGGCAAAGGAATTGGCAGAAAATTGTTCGATAAAGCGTTCGGGTATTTAAAGATTCATCAGTATAATATTTATATTGTGAGCAGAAATCCGTTAGTGATTGGGATGATGGAAAAAGCCGTTTTTAATATATATCAAAACTTTTTCCAGATGCCATGGCCGGTGATCTGGCATTCGACCAAGAAAACGTTAAATCTGGCTGTAATGACCGAATTTGTACGGAAATTATTCGTTTTCAGGAAAAAAACATCCTTAGTATATGGAATATTAAGAAAGGAAGATTATGGGAAAAACTTGGACTGA
- a CDS encoding MGMT family protein, whose product MGKTWTEKLHDSKDLPKTGKLNKNARIHWHGDTMTVPAPLEVDEIMKKVPKGKIITINEIRQKIAKKHGSDIACPLTCGIFSWIAAHAAEEQREEGKKNITPWWRTLKSDGSLNPKFPGECDLQKKILEDEGFTIKKRGKKYFVEDFEKYLA is encoded by the coding sequence ATGGGAAAAACTTGGACTGAAAAATTGCATGATTCAAAAGACTTGCCAAAAACGGGAAAGCTGAACAAAAATGCCCGGATCCATTGGCATGGCGATACGATGACGGTGCCAGCACCGCTCGAGGTTGATGAAATAATGAAAAAAGTGCCGAAGGGCAAGATCATTACGATCAATGAAATCAGGCAGAAGATCGCAAAAAAGCATGGCTCAGATATCGCCTGTCCCCTAACATGCGGGATTTTTTCCTGGATTGCTGCCCACGCCGCTGAGGAACAACGCGAAGAGGGCAAAAAGAACATCACGCCGTGGTGGAGAACATTGAAATCCGACGGATCGCTCAATCCCAAATTCCCCGGTGAATGCGATCTTCAGAAAAAGATCCTTGAGGACGAAGGTTTTACGATCAAGAAACGAGGTAAAAAGTATTTCGTCGAAGATTTTGAAAAATATTTGGCCTAA
- a CDS encoding RNA-binding protein, which produces MDQEVEKSNKLYVGNLPYNVDDQPFRDEQLKAIFAEAGEVSEATVITERETGRSKGFGFVTYADEATATKALEELNGKEIGGRELRISYARPMREREDR; this is translated from the coding sequence ATGGATCAAGAAGTTGAAAAGAGCAACAAGCTCTATGTAGGAAATCTTCCCTACAATGTAGATGATCAGCCTTTCCGTGATGAACAGCTTAAAGCAATCTTCGCCGAAGCCGGCGAGGTTTCTGAAGCTACCGTTATCACAGAGAGAGAAACTGGTCGTTCTAAAGGGTTCGGATTCGTCACTTATGCTGACGAAGCCACAGCCACCAAGGCTTTGGAAGAACTCAATGGAAAAGAAATTGGCGGCAGAGAATTAAGAATTTCTTATGCCCGACCAATGCGCGAGAGAGAAGACAGATAA
- a CDS encoding slipin family protein: MSIVWWYVIGIAVILIAAALRVVQQYERGVWFRLGRVIGEKEPGIRMIIPIIDRLYKISLQIITMPVQSQKIITRDNVSIDVAAVAYYHVVDATKSIVAVQNVYAAVNQIAQTTVRNIVGQFSLDEVLSDTDKINQKIKKIIDSHTEAWGVIVTTVEIKDIQLPDTMQRAMAKQAEAEREKRAKIIAAEGEFQSADKLGKAADIINKHPIALQLRNLQVLSEISTEKNSTIIFPAQFMSTINDIKKFMSSENLKK, encoded by the coding sequence ATGAGCATAGTATGGTGGTATGTGATCGGGATTGCGGTGATATTAATCGCTGCGGCATTGCGGGTAGTTCAGCAATATGAACGGGGAGTCTGGTTTAGGCTTGGGCGGGTGATAGGAGAAAAAGAGCCAGGAATTCGGATGATTATTCCGATTATTGATCGACTTTACAAAATTTCTCTACAGATAATTACAATGCCGGTTCAATCCCAGAAAATTATCACGCGCGATAATGTTTCGATTGATGTGGCAGCCGTGGCTTATTACCATGTGGTAGATGCAACCAAATCGATCGTTGCCGTCCAAAATGTTTATGCGGCGGTAAACCAGATTGCCCAAACGACCGTGAGAAATATCGTGGGCCAATTTTCACTTGATGAGGTTCTTTCTGACACGGACAAAATTAACCAAAAAATCAAAAAAATTATCGATAGCCATACAGAAGCTTGGGGCGTGATTGTAACAACTGTTGAGATCAAAGATATTCAACTTCCTGATACGATGCAGAGAGCGATGGCAAAACAGGCAGAAGCTGAAAGGGAGAAAAGAGCAAAAATTATCGCTGCCGAAGGCGAATTTCAATCGGCGGACAAACTTGGTAAAGCTGCTGATATTATCAATAAACACCCAATTGCACTGCAGCTTCGAAACCTTCAAGTCCTATCTGAAATTTCGACAGAGAAAAATTCCACGATCATTTTTCCTGCCCAATTCATGTCTACGATCAATGACATCAAAAAGTTTATGTCGAGTGAGAACTTAAAGAAATAG
- a CDS encoding ABC transporter ATP-binding protein, whose product MAKVIEVKNLSKKYGPLVAVDGINFSVEKGEIFGLLGENGAGKTTTLEMIEGLRKPSSGEIKVLGHDSQSEIAEIKNRIGVQLQSSAYFSFLNLREILDLFGGFYPKRIATDELLSMVRLREKSKDFVGNLSGGQKQRFSIIASLINDPDVVFLDEPTTGLDPLARRNLWDIILKIKSQGKTIILTTHYMEEAEKLCDRIAIMERGKILAIGTVHELILKVNNPFRIQFVAAGIPANIEKNIRGCCGEFVKFDGKTDHYELQLKNRKDLKTALSEIEKINYEDLLVTRASLEELFIELTGKAIEDEEANA is encoded by the coding sequence ATGGCGAAAGTAATCGAAGTAAAAAATTTGTCCAAAAAGTACGGACCGCTTGTTGCGGTTGATGGAATCAATTTTAGTGTTGAAAAGGGTGAAATTTTTGGTCTTTTGGGTGAAAATGGAGCCGGTAAGACGACAACACTTGAGATGATTGAGGGGTTAAGGAAACCATCTAGCGGAGAAATCAAAGTGCTTGGCCATGATTCGCAGAGTGAAATTGCCGAGATTAAGAATAGGATTGGAGTCCAGCTCCAGTCATCAGCATATTTCAGCTTTTTAAATCTAAGAGAAATTCTTGATCTTTTTGGTGGGTTTTATCCGAAGAGAATCGCCACGGATGAGCTTCTTTCCATGGTCCGGCTCAGGGAAAAATCAAAAGACTTCGTCGGCAACCTCTCTGGCGGACAGAAGCAAAGATTCTCGATTATTGCTAGCCTCATAAATGATCCCGATGTGGTTTTTCTTGATGAGCCAACCACCGGCCTCGACCCTCTGGCGCGCCGAAACCTCTGGGATATTATTCTGAAAATCAAGTCGCAAGGAAAAACAATAATTCTGACCACTCATTACATGGAGGAAGCAGAAAAACTTTGCGACCGAATTGCAATCATGGAGAGAGGAAAAATTCTCGCTATTGGCACGGTCCACGAACTCATCTTGAAGGTAAATAATCCATTCAGAATTCAATTTGTCGCCGCTGGTATTCCAGCAAACATTGAAAAAAACATTCGCGGATGCTGTGGAGAATTCGTGAAATTCGATGGCAAAACTGACCATTACGAGTTGCAGCTTAAAAATCGCAAGGATTTAAAAACTGCTCTATCAGAGATTGAAAAAATAAATTACGAAGATTTACTGGTAACGCGAGCATCACTTGAAGAATTATTTATCGAGCTTACAGGAAAAGCGATTGAGGACGAGGAGGCAAATGCTTAG
- a CDS encoding ABC transporter permease — MLRLFIADLKMLVRNRQALFWSLMFPLMFTIIFGFFFGGSTIAGTIGLINNSNTQIAQGLVSALKGTDLLKVQDESDLNTAKDLIKKNTISAVVVIPQGFGDITPDSPRQVDVIYDPGSQQLVAIINSFLNTYLTNVNYSVQNAKPIFSVNAQAINSERKLNYFDFVLAGILGMAIMQSSIIGVSIAISTYRQEKILKRITTTPIKTWQFIIAEVLSRLVVNLIQVALVLALGVYAFHGHIYGNIFEIFGIALLGALLFQMIGFVVASFAKTADAAQGMATAIGIPMMFLAGVFFPIDSLPKWLYSVVQYLPLAPLLRILRTVALEAGSAFQNPVNMAIVGAWIVVCLALSLWRFRLSEE, encoded by the coding sequence ATGCTTAGATTATTTATCGCAGACCTGAAAATGCTGGTCCGGAATCGACAGGCGCTTTTTTGGAGCTTGATGTTTCCGCTGATGTTTACAATAATTTTTGGCTTCTTTTTTGGCGGGTCAACCATCGCCGGCACAATTGGCTTGATCAACAATTCGAACACACAGATAGCGCAGGGTCTAGTTTCTGCACTCAAGGGAACCGACTTACTCAAAGTCCAGGACGAGAGCGATTTGAACACAGCCAAAGATTTGATCAAGAAAAACACAATTTCTGCGGTCGTCGTGATTCCTCAAGGTTTTGGGGATATCACCCCCGATTCACCAAGACAAGTTGATGTTATTTACGACCCCGGATCGCAACAGCTTGTGGCAATTATTAATTCTTTTCTGAATACTTATCTTACCAATGTAAATTATTCCGTTCAGAATGCTAAACCGATTTTTTCCGTTAATGCCCAGGCAATAAATTCGGAGAGAAAGTTAAATTACTTCGATTTTGTTCTTGCTGGAATCCTCGGGATGGCAATCATGCAATCCTCCATTATCGGCGTTTCTATTGCCATCAGCACTTACAGGCAGGAAAAAATACTAAAGCGCATAACCACCACCCCGATTAAGACATGGCAATTTATCATCGCCGAAGTTTTATCGCGTTTAGTGGTAAATTTAATTCAAGTTGCCCTCGTTCTGGCGCTTGGCGTTTATGCATTTCACGGACATATTTATGGAAATATCTTCGAAATTTTCGGCATCGCTCTTTTGGGTGCCCTTCTATTTCAGATGATCGGTTTTGTGGTTGCCAGCTTTGCCAAAACCGCCGATGCGGCGCAAGGGATGGCAACCGCTATCGGAATCCCGATGATGTTTCTAGCCGGCGTATTTTTTCCGATCGATTCTTTGCCCAAGTGGCTTTACTCTGTTGTCCAATATCTGCCACTTGCACCACTTCTCAGAATCCTGCGCACTGTGGCCCTTGAAGCTGGCTCGGCTTTTCAAAACCCAGTGAATATGGCAATCGTCGGTGCCTGGATTGTCGTATGTTTGGCACTTTCGCTCTGGAGATTTCGCCTATCAGAAGAATAG
- a CDS encoding YbhB/YbcL family Raf kinase inhibitor-like protein: MIITSPDFQEGEKIPEIYTCDGNDIAPDIIVDDVPDEAKSLALIMDDPDAPMHTWTHWIAWNIPPGTKKIKEGMTPEGTIEGITSAGNAGYHGPCPTEGEHRYFFRFYALDTMLKISEESDRHKVEQAMSGHIIETSDLMGLYEKED, encoded by the coding sequence ATGATTATTACCAGCCCCGATTTTCAAGAAGGAGAAAAAATTCCAGAAATATATACCTGTGACGGCAACGATATTGCGCCGGATATCATTGTTGATGATGTCCCAGATGAGGCAAAAAGTTTAGCATTAATTATGGATGATCCCGATGCCCCGATGCATACTTGGACTCATTGGATTGCTTGGAACATTCCTCCCGGGACGAAAAAAATCAAAGAAGGAATGACACCCGAAGGCACAATTGAGGGAATAACTTCTGCTGGTAATGCCGGATACCACGGCCCTTGCCCAACCGAAGGAGAGCATAGATATTTTTTTCGATTCTATGCGCTGGATACGATGCTGAAAATATCTGAAGAATCAGATCGGCACAAGGTTGAACAAGCCATGTCTGGCCATATTATCGAAACATCGGATCTGATGGGGCTGTATGAAAAAGAAGACTAA
- a CDS encoding ribonuclease HII gives MQTKYMQKNTNNKPTFEIEKHFQEQGFELVAGADEVGRGALAGPIFAAAAIFDIEKNFRGIRKIKDSKLLKAKEREEILKYIRKNVIDSAIGSASVEEINKHGIGAANIMAFKRALDNLKSVDFAIIDGRQFRGFAYKYFCVEKGDNKSISIAAASIIAKVERDKLMSELDPSDIYGFKNNKGYGAKKHQEALKSHGPSEHHRTQFIRGILNSDPKLF, from the coding sequence ATGCAGACAAAATATATGCAAAAAAACACAAATAATAAACCAACTTTTGAAATTGAAAAACATTTTCAGGAGCAAGGTTTCGAACTTGTCGCTGGGGCTGACGAAGTCGGAAGAGGAGCCCTTGCTGGTCCAATTTTTGCCGCAGCGGCAATTTTTGATATTGAAAAAAACTTTCGCGGAATCCGAAAAATTAAAGATTCGAAATTGTTGAAAGCAAAAGAAAGAGAAGAAATCCTGAAATATATACGAAAAAATGTGATCGATTCGGCAATAGGGTCAGCATCTGTCGAGGAGATTAACAAACATGGAATTGGTGCGGCAAATATCATGGCTTTCAAGCGCGCTCTCGATAATTTAAAAAGTGTTGATTTTGCCATCATTGACGGGCGGCAATTTCGAGGTTTCGCATATAAATATTTTTGTGTGGAGAAGGGTGATAATAAATCAATTTCGATAGCTGCAGCCTCGATAATTGCCAAAGTCGAGAGAGACAAATTGATGAGCGAATTAGACCCGAGTGATATATATGGTTTCAAAAATAATAAGGGCTACGGCGCCAAAAAACATCAAGAAGCCTTGAAATCTCATGGCCCAAGCGAACACCACAGAACTCAATTCATACGCGGGATTCTGAATTCTGATCCGAAATTGTTTTGA
- a CDS encoding class I SAM-dependent methyltransferase — protein sequence MDVFKGSSKYYKYRPQYPKEVIDLIVANLPDKKGDLLDIGAGPGTLAIPLSHYFNRVVAVEPSREMIDEGKILATERKAENIDWLCANGEDLSDTIGEFQAVTFGNSLHWMDYKRMLEFAYTILAPGGCVGITGVSTIWQNTPEVWQQKTIEIIKKYLGEERRTSSGSFPSVKTKDYPKILEEIGFENVRYEHLKFPKIKVASSEIAQEQHSYSYAAPELFGNNLKNFDDELKEELLKINPNDEFFEERTGTVITGQK from the coding sequence ATGGATGTTTTTAAGGGCTCATCAAAATATTACAAATATCGCCCGCAATATCCCAAAGAGGTTATCGATCTTATTGTCGCGAACCTGCCTGACAAAAAGGGCGATTTGCTTGACATCGGCGCTGGCCCGGGCACTCTTGCTATCCCTTTAAGCCATTATTTTAATCGGGTAGTTGCCGTTGAGCCAAGCAGGGAAATGATCGACGAGGGCAAAATTCTGGCTACCGAAAGGAAAGCAGAGAATATCGATTGGCTTTGTGCAAACGGAGAAGATTTAAGCGATACAATCGGAGAATTTCAGGCAGTGACCTTTGGCAATTCGCTCCACTGGATGGATTACAAAAGAATGCTTGAATTTGCCTATACAATTCTGGCTCCCGGAGGTTGTGTCGGTATAACCGGAGTCTCAACAATTTGGCAAAATACACCAGAGGTCTGGCAGCAGAAAACAATCGAAATTATTAAAAAATATCTTGGTGAAGAGAGGCGAACATCGAGCGGTTCATTTCCTAGTGTTAAGACAAAAGATTATCCGAAAATCCTGGAAGAAATAGGCTTCGAAAACGTTCGCTACGAACACTTAAAGTTTCCAAAGATCAAGGTCGCGTCAAGCGAGATTGCCCAAGAACAACATAGCTATTCTTACGCCGCCCCGGAACTTTTTGGCAATAATCTCAAAAATTTTGACGATGAGCTTAAGGAAGAACTATTAAAAATAAACCCAAATGATGAGTTTTTCGAAGAACGCACAGGAACAGTGATAACTGGACAGAAATGA
- a CDS encoding ABC transporter ATP-binding protein: MESVIIADNLIKIYHSSTNNVKALDKVSLEISSGEFLMITGRNGSGKSTLLHQLALLDEYDSGEIIINNQKTSHLSERKRMDLRLRGLGYIFQEYALIGELSALENVMLPAMMLESSKEAKAKAFEILEKVDLREKCFRLPSELSGGEQQRVAIARSLINSPKIIFADEPTANLDSTSSKKVLEIFKSLNKKDDITIVMVTHEPEELAYASRHIQLADGRIV, translated from the coding sequence ATGGAATCAGTAATCATAGCAGACAATTTAATAAAGATTTACCATTCAAGCACCAACAATGTCAAAGCTTTAGATAAAGTGTCTCTTGAAATTTCGAGTGGTGAGTTTTTGATGATTACTGGCAGAAATGGCTCTGGAAAATCAACGCTTCTTCATCAATTAGCTTTATTAGATGAATATGATAGCGGCGAAATAATTATTAACAATCAAAAAACCTCCCACCTTTCGGAAAGAAAACGTATGGATTTGCGGCTCAGGGGGCTGGGCTATATCTTCCAGGAATACGCCTTGATCGGTGAACTTTCGGCACTGGAAAATGTAATGCTTCCGGCAATGATGCTGGAATCAAGCAAGGAAGCAAAGGCTAAGGCTTTCGAAATATTGGAAAAAGTTGATTTGAGAGAAAAATGCTTTCGGCTTCCATCAGAGCTTTCTGGCGGCGAACAACAAAGAGTCGCGATCGCTCGTTCGCTCATAAATAGCCCAAAGATTATTTTTGCCGACGAACCAACAGCAAATCTGGATTCGACCTCTTCAAAAAAAGTATTGGAAATTTTTAAATCTTTAAATAAGAAAGATGATATTACTATTGTAATGGTTACTCATGAACCGGAGGAGTTGGCTTATGCCAGCCGTCATATTCAATTAGCAGACGGAAGGATAGTATGA
- a CDS encoding ABC transporter permease: MKSQNRLPFYLTLKYLQRGKKWTLFLTVFLVAIAFVNLLFISSLFNGIIKGTNEQIINTMTGNIYIAPKEGEEFISNKTKNVNTLRSIDGVIGVSAQAQLPARLEYKKISGNWQVLAIKPGDEAQVTNTSQKMIAGRYLEENDEDGIILGQQIAGGDGVEQNAFSLKGAKVGEKVKLIFNNQSYEFTIRGIFKTKFLNADEQAFITQKAFEKLLPEIDDKTSTIIIKVANNHDEDTVISSIKDKNIDGNVYTWREVAGLMKSVSESFSSINVIMTFVGILIAAVTIFIVIYVDIINKRKQIGILRAIGIRPYIIIFSYVILSAVYSVIGVLLGTAIFFAILTPYFIAHPFQIPITDVVLALDKVDFIARAEAVMWVSVFSGLIPAAVVTRTKMLDAILGR; this comes from the coding sequence ATGAAAAGTCAAAACCGCCTGCCCTTTTATCTAACTTTAAAATATCTACAGCGAGGAAAAAAGTGGACATTATTCCTTACCGTTTTTCTGGTGGCTATTGCTTTTGTCAACTTGTTGTTCATCTCCTCTTTGTTTAACGGTATTATAAAAGGCACTAACGAACAAATTATTAACACCATGACTGGCAATATTTATATCGCTCCCAAAGAGGGGGAAGAGTTTATAAGCAATAAAACCAAAAATGTTAATACTTTACGTTCGATTGATGGGGTTATTGGTGTAAGCGCTCAAGCCCAACTGCCGGCACGGCTTGAGTATAAAAAAATTTCCGGCAATTGGCAGGTGTTAGCCATAAAGCCAGGTGATGAGGCGCAAGTCACTAATACCTCACAAAAAATGATCGCTGGCCGTTATCTTGAGGAGAATGATGAAGATGGCATTATTTTAGGCCAGCAAATTGCCGGCGGCGACGGGGTAGAACAAAATGCATTTTCCCTCAAAGGCGCAAAAGTCGGCGAAAAAGTTAAATTAATTTTCAATAATCAATCATATGAGTTTACAATTCGCGGAATTTTTAAAACAAAATTTCTTAACGCCGATGAACAGGCTTTTATTACGCAAAAAGCTTTTGAAAAATTACTCCCGGAGATCGACGATAAAACAAGTACGATTATTATAAAAGTTGCGAATAATCATGACGAAGATACGGTAATTTCCAGTATTAAGGATAAAAACATTGACGGCAATGTCTATACTTGGCGCGAGGTTGCTGGACTAATGAAATCAGTAAGCGAAAGTTTTTCAAGTATTAATGTTATCATGACCTTTGTTGGCATATTAATTGCCGCTGTCACCATTTTTATAGTTATATATGTGGACATTATCAACAAGCGAAAACAAATCGGCATTTTACGAGCCATTGGTATTCGGCCATACATCATTATTTTTAGTTATGTAATTTTATCGGCCGTTTATTCGGTAATAGGGGTTTTGCTCGGCACGGCCATATTTTTTGCAATCCTGACACCTTATTTTATAGCTCATCCATTTCAAATTCCAATAACGGATGTTGTTCTTGCCCTAGATAAAGTTGATTTTATTGCTCGCGCCGAAGCGGTAATGTGGGTTTCTGTATTTTCTGGTTTAATTCCGGCGGCAGTTGTTACTCGGACTAAAATGCTCGATGCGATTCTAGGGAGATAA